Proteins encoded by one window of Arachis hypogaea cultivar Tifrunner chromosome 1, arahy.Tifrunner.gnm2.J5K5, whole genome shotgun sequence:
- the LOC112805102 gene encoding uridine/cytidine kinase UKL1, chloroplastic yields the protein MEIIEGVSGAHFSGWRPSSTVPSAPTSPSAPSQPFVIGVSGGTASGKTTVCELIIQQLQDHRVVLVCQDSFYRGLTNDELKHVHEYNFDHPDAFDTEQLVETLSKLKSGQSVQVPVYDFKLHQRSSDVYRLVNASEVIIMEGILVFHEQRVRDMMNMKIFVDADPDVRLARRIRRDTVERGRDVHSVLEQYAKFVKPAFEDFILPSKKYADIIIPRGGDNGVAIDLIVQHIRTKLGQHNLCKIYPNLNLIFSTFQTRGMHTIIRDKDVSKHDFVFYSDRLIRLVVEHGLGYLPFKERHIITPTGATYTGVEFCRQLCGVSVIRSGESMENALRACCKGIKIGKILIHRQGEETQLIYEKLPKDISERHVLLMDPVLSTGNTASQAIELLIKKGVPESNIIFLNLISAPEGINCVCTRFPHLKIITSEIEEGLNDECHVIPGLGEFGDRYFGTDD from the exons ATGGAGATTATCGAAGGTGTCTCCGGCGCCCACTTCTCCGGTTGGCGGCCATCATCGACGGTGCCTTCTGCTCCTACTTCTCCCAGCGCTCCATCTCAACCCTTCGTTATCG GGGTCTCTGGAGGCACTGCATCGGGGAAGACCACAGTGTGTGAATTGATCATTCAACAACTTCAAGATCACAGAGTTGTTCTTGTTTGTCAG GACTCATTCTACCGTGGACTAACAAATGATGAGCTGAAACACGTTCATGAGTATAATTTTGATCATCCTG ATGCATTTGATACAGAGCAACTTGTAGAAACCCTGAGCAAGCTCAAATCTGGGCAATCAGTTCAGGTTCCAGTATATGATTTCAAGCTCCATCAGAGATCTTCTGATGTTTACCGATTG GTGAATGCTTCTGAAGTAATCATTATGGAGGGTATATTGGTTTTTCATGAGCAAAGAGTCCGAGACATGATGAATATGAAAATATTTGTTGATGCTG ATCCTGATGTAAGGCTTGCCCGAAGAATAAGACGTGACACGGTTGAAAGGGGTAGAGATGTACACTCTGTACTGGAACAG TATGCAAAATTTGTTAAGCCTGCATTTGAAGATTTTATTCTTCCATCCAAGAAGTATGCTGACATTATCATACCTCGTGGGGGAGACAATGGAGTAGCGATCGACTTGATAGTTCAACATATTCGCACCAAGCTTGGCCAACATAACCTCTGCAAGATATATCCAAATTTGAATTTGATATTCTCTACTTTTCAG ACTAGAGGCATGCATACTATTATTCGTGACAAGGATGTCTCAAAGCatgattttgttttttattctgaTCGGCTAATTCGTTTG GTAGTGGAACACGGTCTTGGTTACTTGCCATTTAAAGAGAGACATATTATCACCCCTACAG GAGCAACTTATACCGGAGTTGAGTTTTGTAGGCAATTGTGTGGGGTATCCGTCATACGAAG TGGTGAAAGCATGGAAAATGCTTTGCGTGCATGCTGTAAAGGTATAAAAATAGGAAAGATACTCATCCACCGTCAAGGTGAGGAAACCCAG CTTATCTATGAGAAGCTTCCAAAAGATATTTCAGAGAGACATGTTCTTCTGATGGATCCTGTACTTAGTACGG GTAACACCGCCAGCCAGGCAATTGAGCTTCTTATAAAGAAAGGGGTTCCAGAGTCCAATATAATATTCCTCAACCTCATCTCT GCTCCTGAGGGAATAAATTGTGTATGCACACGTTTTCCGCACCTCAAGATTATCACTTCGGAGATTGAAGAGGGACTAAATGACGAGTGCCATGTGATACCAGGTTTAGGAGAATTTGGTGACCGCTATTTTGGTACAGACGATTAG